The following coding sequences lie in one Sesamum indicum cultivar Zhongzhi No. 13 linkage group LG9, S_indicum_v1.0, whole genome shotgun sequence genomic window:
- the LOC105170662 gene encoding transcription factor MYB48 isoform X3, with product MMEKEGVRKGPWTEQEDVQLVLYVNLFGDRRWDFIAKVSGLKRTGKSCRLRWVNYLHPGLKRGKMTPHEERLVLELHSKYGNRWSRIARKLPGRTDNEIKNYWRTHMRKMAQERKKGAASPSAKEHSFYDTGGMELMAAAPGEKKITSSKAEESPKVYSMEDIWEDFEFSQENCNQLMTCQAVASPIWDYCPTDHSLQLWSMDEEESRLPMQPIGDDHFHSFPYYMTG from the exons atGATGGAGAAGGAAGGAGTAAGAAAAGGGCCATGGACTGAACAAGAAGATGTTCAGCTGGTACTATACGTGAACTTGTTCGGCGACCGGCGATGGGATTTCATAGCAAAAGTTTCAG GCTTGAAAAGAACAGGCAAGAGTTGCAGGCTGCGTTGGGTTAACTACCTCCACCCTGGCCTCAAAAGGGGTAAGATGACCCCTCATGAGGAGCGCCTTGTTCTCGAGCTTCACTCCAAATATGGAAACAG atGGTCAAGAATTGCCCGGAAATTACCCGGTCGAACCGATAACGAGATCAAGAACTACTGGAGGACTCACATGAGGAAAATGGCTCAGGAGAGGAAGAAGGGCGCTGCATCTCCATCG GCTAAGGAGCACAGTTTTTACGACACAGGTGGGATGGAATTGATGGCTGCAGCGCCTGGAGAAAAGAAGATTACTAGCTCGAAAGCCGAAGAAAGCCCCAAGGTGTATTCCATGGAAGACATATGGGAAGACTTTGAGTTTTCACAAGAAAATTGCAACCAGCTGATGACCTGCCAAGCAGTGGCCTCTCCCATATGGGATTACTGCCCCACAGATCACTCCCTGCAGCTGTGGTCCATGGACGAAGAAGAAAGCAGGTTGCCGATGCAGCCAATTGGTGATGATCACTTTCATTCTTTCCCTTATTACATGACTGGCTAA
- the LOC105170662 gene encoding transcription factor MYB48 isoform X1, with translation MMEKEGVRKGPWTEQEDVQLVLYVNLFGDRRWDFIAKVSGLKRTGKSCRLRWVNYLHPGLKRGKMTPHEERLVLELHSKYGNRWSRIARKLPGRTDNEIKNYWRTHMRKMAQERKKGAASPSVSASSLSSNSSSSSISNSPTAELISTPALQAKEHSFYDTGGMELMAAAPGEKKITSSKAEESPKVYSMEDIWEDFEFSQENCNQLMTCQAVASPIWDYCPTDHSLQLWSMDEEESRLPMQPIGDDHFHSFPYYMTG, from the exons atGATGGAGAAGGAAGGAGTAAGAAAAGGGCCATGGACTGAACAAGAAGATGTTCAGCTGGTACTATACGTGAACTTGTTCGGCGACCGGCGATGGGATTTCATAGCAAAAGTTTCAG GCTTGAAAAGAACAGGCAAGAGTTGCAGGCTGCGTTGGGTTAACTACCTCCACCCTGGCCTCAAAAGGGGTAAGATGACCCCTCATGAGGAGCGCCTTGTTCTCGAGCTTCACTCCAAATATGGAAACAG atGGTCAAGAATTGCCCGGAAATTACCCGGTCGAACCGATAACGAGATCAAGAACTACTGGAGGACTCACATGAGGAAAATGGCTCAGGAGAGGAAGAAGGGCGCTGCATCTCCATCGGTATCGGCTTCCTCATTGTCTTCCAACTCTTCATCCTCATCAATCTCAAATAGCCCTACGGCAGAACTGATCAGTACTCCGGCCCTGCAGGCTAAGGAGCACAGTTTTTACGACACAGGTGGGATGGAATTGATGGCTGCAGCGCCTGGAGAAAAGAAGATTACTAGCTCGAAAGCCGAAGAAAGCCCCAAGGTGTATTCCATGGAAGACATATGGGAAGACTTTGAGTTTTCACAAGAAAATTGCAACCAGCTGATGACCTGCCAAGCAGTGGCCTCTCCCATATGGGATTACTGCCCCACAGATCACTCCCTGCAGCTGTGGTCCATGGACGAAGAAGAAAGCAGGTTGCCGATGCAGCCAATTGGTGATGATCACTTTCATTCTTTCCCTTATTACATGACTGGCTAA
- the LOC105170662 gene encoding transcription factor MYB48 isoform X2, whose translation MGFHSKSFRFAGWRETEYIGLKRTGKSCRLRWVNYLHPGLKRGKMTPHEERLVLELHSKYGNRWSRIARKLPGRTDNEIKNYWRTHMRKMAQERKKGAASPSVSASSLSSNSSSSSISNSPTAELISTPALQAKEHSFYDTGGMELMAAAPGEKKITSSKAEESPKVYSMEDIWEDFEFSQENCNQLMTCQAVASPIWDYCPTDHSLQLWSMDEEESRLPMQPIGDDHFHSFPYYMTG comes from the exons ATGGGATTTCATAGCAAAAGTTTCAGGTTTGCCGGTTGGCGGGAGACAGAATATATAG GCTTGAAAAGAACAGGCAAGAGTTGCAGGCTGCGTTGGGTTAACTACCTCCACCCTGGCCTCAAAAGGGGTAAGATGACCCCTCATGAGGAGCGCCTTGTTCTCGAGCTTCACTCCAAATATGGAAACAG atGGTCAAGAATTGCCCGGAAATTACCCGGTCGAACCGATAACGAGATCAAGAACTACTGGAGGACTCACATGAGGAAAATGGCTCAGGAGAGGAAGAAGGGCGCTGCATCTCCATCGGTATCGGCTTCCTCATTGTCTTCCAACTCTTCATCCTCATCAATCTCAAATAGCCCTACGGCAGAACTGATCAGTACTCCGGCCCTGCAGGCTAAGGAGCACAGTTTTTACGACACAGGTGGGATGGAATTGATGGCTGCAGCGCCTGGAGAAAAGAAGATTACTAGCTCGAAAGCCGAAGAAAGCCCCAAGGTGTATTCCATGGAAGACATATGGGAAGACTTTGAGTTTTCACAAGAAAATTGCAACCAGCTGATGACCTGCCAAGCAGTGGCCTCTCCCATATGGGATTACTGCCCCACAGATCACTCCCTGCAGCTGTGGTCCATGGACGAAGAAGAAAGCAGGTTGCCGATGCAGCCAATTGGTGATGATCACTTTCATTCTTTCCCTTATTACATGACTGGCTAA
- the LOC105170665 gene encoding aquaporin TIP1-3-like, with product MPIARIAVGSPAEASQPEAVKAALAEFISMLIFVFAGEGSGMAFAKLTNGGASTPAGLIAASIAHAFALFVAVSVGANISGGHVNPAVTFGAFVGGHITLFRSILYWIAQLLGSVVACLLLKFATGGLETSAFALSSGVTVTNALVFEIVMTFGLVYTVYATAVDPKKGDIGIIAPIAIGFIVGANILAGGAFDGASMNPAVSFGPAVVSWTWDNHWVYWLGPFVGAGIAALVYEILFINQSGHEQLPVTDY from the exons ATGCCGATTGCAAGAATAGCTGTGGGATCACCGGCCGAGGCCAGCCAGCCGGAGGCGGTCAAAGCCGCCTTGGCTGAGTTCATTTCAATGCTCATTTTCGTTTTCGCGGGTGAAGGCTCCGGCATGGCTTTTG CTAAGCTAACAAACGGTGGAGCAAGCACACCTGCTGGCCTTATTGCGGCATCAATAGCCCATGCTTTCGCCCTCTTTGTGGCCGTCTCGGTTGGCGCCAACATCTCCGGTGGGCACGTAAACCCGGCTGTCACATTCGGTGCCTTTGTGGGTGGTCACATCACACTGTTCAGGAGCATTCTCTATTGGATTGCTCAGTTGCTTGGATCTGTGGTTGCATGTTTGCTTCTCAAGTTTGCCACTGGTGGATTG GAAACATCAGCATTCGCACTTTCATCAGGAGTTACAGTTACAAACGCCCTCGTCTTTGAAATAGTGATGACCTTTGGCCTAGTCTACACAGTGTACGCCACAGCAGTTGACCCCAAGAAAGGCGACATAGGGATCATTGCCCCCATTGCCATCGGCTTCATAGTGGGCGCCAACATCTTGGCCGGTGGAGCCTTCGACGGTGCATCCATGAACCCGGCCGTCTCTTTTGGCCCAGCCGTCGTCAGCTGGACATGGGACAACCACTGGGTCTACTGGCTCGGCCCCTTCGTGGGCGCCGGAATTGCCGCTCTTGTGTATGAGATTCTGTTCATCAACCAGAGTGGACATGAGCAGCTCCCTGTAACAGATTACTAA
- the LOC105170666 gene encoding uncharacterized protein LOC105170666 isoform X1 has translation MASLWGYAEHQDMEQLGQKLLCTTLELEKLKVEAMEEMRKNKEYVKQLIHLLKFAIQERDEARNQLQKLLNTATSLTNTMVPRFQADSPLPRPARANSSITESNSLSETHNYHSHGSPPVESLFDAVSSPPEIFSSMELVPRIDQGSLVIDSLVKGRALPQKGKFLEAVLEAGPLLQTLLVAGPLPRWRNPPRLQPFQIPPVSIKGGDADFFADKKPVADGGQWASRQLNLQPYALTSCGSSSGHLTNFASVGSGTCLSNAPIISSNDCFHLAKRQKFC, from the exons ATGGCTTCATTGTGGGGTTATGCAGAG CATCAGGACATGGAGCAACTGGGGCAGAAGCTGCTGTGCACCACGCTTGAGCTTGAGAAGTTAAAAGTCGAAGCCATGGAGGAAATGAGGAAGAACAAGGAGTACGTGAAGCAGCTAATCCATCTCCTCAAATTCGCCATCCAAGAAAGAGATGAAGCAAGAAACCAACTCCAGAAGCTACTCAACACGGCCACGTCGTTAACGAATACGATGGTCCCTCGTTTTCAGGCCGATAGCCCTCTGCCCAGACCAGCAAGAGCAAATTCAAGCATAACTGAGTCCAACAGCCTCTCAGAAACGCACAATTACCACTCGCATGGCTCGCCTCCCGTTGAGTCCCTATTCGATGCCGTCTCTTCTCCACCTGAAATATTCTCAAGCATGGAGTTGGTGCCCAGGATCGATCAGGGTTCGTTGGTTATCGATAGTCTTGTAAAGGGGAGAGCTCTGCCTCAGAAAGGGAAGTTTCTGGAGGCTGTTCTTGAAGCCGGGCCGCTGCTTCAGACGCTTCTTGTGGCTGGGCCACTCCCAAGGTGGCGTAATCCGCCCCGGCTTCAGCCATTTCAGATACCTCCGGTTTCGATCAAAGGTGGCGATGCTGATTTTTTTGCTGATAAGAAACCTGTGGCAGACGGAGGGCAATGGGCTTCAAGACAGTTGAATTTGCAGCCTTATGCTCTTACGTCATGTGGATCTTCCTCAGGGCACTTAACGAATTTTGCTAGTGTTGGTTCTGGAACTTGTCTGAGCAATGCCCCGATAATTAGTAGCAACGATTGTTTTCATTTGGCGAAGAGGCAGAAGTTCTGTTGA
- the LOC105170666 gene encoding uncharacterized protein LOC105170666 isoform X2, with translation MEQLGQKLLCTTLELEKLKVEAMEEMRKNKEYVKQLIHLLKFAIQERDEARNQLQKLLNTATSLTNTMVPRFQADSPLPRPARANSSITESNSLSETHNYHSHGSPPVESLFDAVSSPPEIFSSMELVPRIDQGSLVIDSLVKGRALPQKGKFLEAVLEAGPLLQTLLVAGPLPRWRNPPRLQPFQIPPVSIKGGDADFFADKKPVADGGQWASRQLNLQPYALTSCGSSSGHLTNFASVGSGTCLSNAPIISSNDCFHLAKRQKFC, from the coding sequence ATGGAGCAACTGGGGCAGAAGCTGCTGTGCACCACGCTTGAGCTTGAGAAGTTAAAAGTCGAAGCCATGGAGGAAATGAGGAAGAACAAGGAGTACGTGAAGCAGCTAATCCATCTCCTCAAATTCGCCATCCAAGAAAGAGATGAAGCAAGAAACCAACTCCAGAAGCTACTCAACACGGCCACGTCGTTAACGAATACGATGGTCCCTCGTTTTCAGGCCGATAGCCCTCTGCCCAGACCAGCAAGAGCAAATTCAAGCATAACTGAGTCCAACAGCCTCTCAGAAACGCACAATTACCACTCGCATGGCTCGCCTCCCGTTGAGTCCCTATTCGATGCCGTCTCTTCTCCACCTGAAATATTCTCAAGCATGGAGTTGGTGCCCAGGATCGATCAGGGTTCGTTGGTTATCGATAGTCTTGTAAAGGGGAGAGCTCTGCCTCAGAAAGGGAAGTTTCTGGAGGCTGTTCTTGAAGCCGGGCCGCTGCTTCAGACGCTTCTTGTGGCTGGGCCACTCCCAAGGTGGCGTAATCCGCCCCGGCTTCAGCCATTTCAGATACCTCCGGTTTCGATCAAAGGTGGCGATGCTGATTTTTTTGCTGATAAGAAACCTGTGGCAGACGGAGGGCAATGGGCTTCAAGACAGTTGAATTTGCAGCCTTATGCTCTTACGTCATGTGGATCTTCCTCAGGGCACTTAACGAATTTTGCTAGTGTTGGTTCTGGAACTTGTCTGAGCAATGCCCCGATAATTAGTAGCAACGATTGTTTTCATTTGGCGAAGAGGCAGAAGTTCTGTTGA
- the LOC105170667 gene encoding DNA repair protein RAD51 homolog 4 isoform X4, with protein MIESQCRPQFNGLELLEDAQLNKRILSTGCERIDLLLQGGLRVGHVTELAGPSSSGKTQVCLKVASHVARKYSGTVMYFDSGNSFSPKRIVQFLTQESDPANTEIGCNVRMLIIDSLSSLIAPVLGGGGAHGHALMVTAGFLLKELAHEHNLSIVVTNHMVAGEAGSSKPALGDSWKSIPHVRLLLHRYRATNDSCISILKHPYLQNCITVPRALNL; from the exons ATGATAGAGAGTCAATGTCGACCGCAGTTCAATGGACTGGAGTTATTAGAAGATGCTCAACTGAACAAGCGTATTCTATCGACAGGATGCGAAAG AATTGATCTTCTTCTACAAGGAGGTTTACGTGTGGGACATGTAACAGAGCTAGCCGGGCCATCATCTTCTGGTAAAACTCAA GTTTGCCTGAAAGTTGCGTCACATGTGGCAAGAAAATATTCAGGCACAGTGATGTACTTTGACTCGGGCAACTCATTTTCACCAAAACGTATTGTCCAGTTTCTCACTCAGGAGTCAGATCCTGCTAATActgag ATTGGTTGCAACGTCAGGATGCTTATCATTGACTCCCTCTCATCACTTATAGCCCCAGTTCTCGGCGGAGGTGGAGCACATG gacATGCCTTAATGGTTACTGCTGGATTCCTGTTGAAGGAGCTTGCACATGAGCATAACCTTTCCATTGTG GTGACCAACCATATGGTTGCTGGGGAGGCTGGTAGTTCAAAACCAGCACTGGGAGACAGTTGGAAGAGTATTCCACATGTTAGGCTTCTTCTACACAGATACCGTGCAACCAATGATAGCTGCATTTCCATACTTAAACACCCATATCTG CAGAATTGCATAACTGTTCCGAGGGCATTAAATctgtga
- the LOC105170667 gene encoding DNA repair protein RAD51 homolog 4 isoform X3 yields the protein MIESQCRPQFNGLELLEDAQLNKRILSTGCERIDLLLQGGLRVGHVTELAGPSSSGKTQVCLKVASHVARKYSGTVMYFDSGNSFSPKRIVQFLTQESDPANTEVDEIVQRVMSSIVCYSIFDIFTLLDMLHQLMNNLKSEIGCNVRMLIIDSLSSLIAPVLGGGGAHGHALMVTAGFLLKELAHEHNLSIVVTNHMVAGEAGSSKPALGDSWKSIPHVRLLLHRYRATNDSCISILKHPYLNCITVPRALNL from the exons ATGATAGAGAGTCAATGTCGACCGCAGTTCAATGGACTGGAGTTATTAGAAGATGCTCAACTGAACAAGCGTATTCTATCGACAGGATGCGAAAG AATTGATCTTCTTCTACAAGGAGGTTTACGTGTGGGACATGTAACAGAGCTAGCCGGGCCATCATCTTCTGGTAAAACTCAA GTTTGCCTGAAAGTTGCGTCACATGTGGCAAGAAAATATTCAGGCACAGTGATGTACTTTGACTCGGGCAACTCATTTTCACCAAAACGTATTGTCCAGTTTCTCACTCAGGAGTCAGATCCTGCTAATActgag GTAGATGAAATAGTTCAACGAGTAATGAGCAGCATAGTATGCTATTCTATATTCGACATCTTTACCCTATTGGATATGCTGCAccaattaatgaataatttgaaatctGAG ATTGGTTGCAACGTCAGGATGCTTATCATTGACTCCCTCTCATCACTTATAGCCCCAGTTCTCGGCGGAGGTGGAGCACATG gacATGCCTTAATGGTTACTGCTGGATTCCTGTTGAAGGAGCTTGCACATGAGCATAACCTTTCCATTGTG GTGACCAACCATATGGTTGCTGGGGAGGCTGGTAGTTCAAAACCAGCACTGGGAGACAGTTGGAAGAGTATTCCACATGTTAGGCTTCTTCTACACAGATACCGTGCAACCAATGATAGCTGCATTTCCATACTTAAACACCCATATCTG AATTGCATAACTGTTCCGAGGGCATTAAATctgtga
- the LOC105170667 gene encoding DNA repair protein RAD51 homolog 4 isoform X1 yields MIESQCRPQFNGLELLEDAQLNKRILSTGCERIDLLLQGGLRVGHVTELAGPSSSGKTQVCLKVASHVARKYSGTVMYFDSGNSFSPKRIVQFLTQESDPANTEVDEIVQRVMSSIVCYSIFDIFTLLDMLHQLMNNLKSEIGCNVRMLIIDSLSSLIAPVLGGGGAHGHALMVTAGFLLKELAHEHNLSIVVTNHMVAGEAGSSKPALGDSWKSIPHVRLLLHRYRATNDSCISILKHPYLQNCITVPRALNL; encoded by the exons ATGATAGAGAGTCAATGTCGACCGCAGTTCAATGGACTGGAGTTATTAGAAGATGCTCAACTGAACAAGCGTATTCTATCGACAGGATGCGAAAG AATTGATCTTCTTCTACAAGGAGGTTTACGTGTGGGACATGTAACAGAGCTAGCCGGGCCATCATCTTCTGGTAAAACTCAA GTTTGCCTGAAAGTTGCGTCACATGTGGCAAGAAAATATTCAGGCACAGTGATGTACTTTGACTCGGGCAACTCATTTTCACCAAAACGTATTGTCCAGTTTCTCACTCAGGAGTCAGATCCTGCTAATActgag GTAGATGAAATAGTTCAACGAGTAATGAGCAGCATAGTATGCTATTCTATATTCGACATCTTTACCCTATTGGATATGCTGCAccaattaatgaataatttgaaatctGAG ATTGGTTGCAACGTCAGGATGCTTATCATTGACTCCCTCTCATCACTTATAGCCCCAGTTCTCGGCGGAGGTGGAGCACATG gacATGCCTTAATGGTTACTGCTGGATTCCTGTTGAAGGAGCTTGCACATGAGCATAACCTTTCCATTGTG GTGACCAACCATATGGTTGCTGGGGAGGCTGGTAGTTCAAAACCAGCACTGGGAGACAGTTGGAAGAGTATTCCACATGTTAGGCTTCTTCTACACAGATACCGTGCAACCAATGATAGCTGCATTTCCATACTTAAACACCCATATCTG CAGAATTGCATAACTGTTCCGAGGGCATTAAATctgtga
- the LOC105170667 gene encoding DNA repair protein RAD51 homolog 4 isoform X2: MIESQCRPQFNGLELLEDAQLNKRILSTGCERIDLLLQGGLRVGHVTELAGPSSSGKTQVCLKVASHVARKYSGTVMYFDSGNSFSPKRIVQFLTQESDPANTEVDEIVQRVMSSIVCYSIFDIFTLLDMLHQLMNNLKSEIGCNVRMLIIDSLSSLIAPVLGGGGAHGHALMVTAGFLLKELAHEHNLSIVVTNHMVAGEAGSSKPALGDSWKSIPHVRLLLHRYRATNDSCISILKHPYLATGKTMEFMIT; this comes from the exons ATGATAGAGAGTCAATGTCGACCGCAGTTCAATGGACTGGAGTTATTAGAAGATGCTCAACTGAACAAGCGTATTCTATCGACAGGATGCGAAAG AATTGATCTTCTTCTACAAGGAGGTTTACGTGTGGGACATGTAACAGAGCTAGCCGGGCCATCATCTTCTGGTAAAACTCAA GTTTGCCTGAAAGTTGCGTCACATGTGGCAAGAAAATATTCAGGCACAGTGATGTACTTTGACTCGGGCAACTCATTTTCACCAAAACGTATTGTCCAGTTTCTCACTCAGGAGTCAGATCCTGCTAATActgag GTAGATGAAATAGTTCAACGAGTAATGAGCAGCATAGTATGCTATTCTATATTCGACATCTTTACCCTATTGGATATGCTGCAccaattaatgaataatttgaaatctGAG ATTGGTTGCAACGTCAGGATGCTTATCATTGACTCCCTCTCATCACTTATAGCCCCAGTTCTCGGCGGAGGTGGAGCACATG gacATGCCTTAATGGTTACTGCTGGATTCCTGTTGAAGGAGCTTGCACATGAGCATAACCTTTCCATTGTG GTGACCAACCATATGGTTGCTGGGGAGGCTGGTAGTTCAAAACCAGCACTGGGAGACAGTTGGAAGAGTATTCCACATGTTAGGCTTCTTCTACACAGATACCGTGCAACCAATGATAGCTGCATTTCCATACTTAAACACCCATATCTG GCTACTGGAAAGACGATGGAGTTCATGATTACATGA